A genomic segment from Deinococcus yavapaiensis KR-236 encodes:
- a CDS encoding GNAT family N-acetyltransferase, whose amino-acid sequence MTTPPTSYTIRDVQPNDLAVYTAIVNTEETEPLTPEHLAELERITRERAIFRQRWVLEDAEGHMQGTASLFNFPVQPGAFYLTLVVTPEARGRGYGAALLTHAHDVALARGARTLQGSVRDINSASRAWAEQRGFSLLFHRFESTLDLTTFDEAAHAEVERRVADAGITFEDMRTLGNDEANWSRLYDFYADRNVETPDARLSGMPRMSVEESRQSLRESLEVRPEWMVLATRGDEWLGLSVLTSHPHGSYNHFTGVAPEARGLGLARALKVEVIRRARAAGFSLMITNNLSVNAPMLAVNRHLGFEARPGLWVMQRTLA is encoded by the coding sequence ATGACGACCCCGCCCACGTCGTACACCATTCGTGACGTGCAGCCCAACGACCTCGCCGTGTACACCGCGATCGTCAACACCGAAGAGACCGAGCCGCTCACGCCCGAACACCTCGCCGAGCTTGAGCGCATCACACGGGAGCGAGCGATCTTCCGTCAGCGCTGGGTGCTCGAAGACGCCGAAGGACACATGCAAGGCACCGCCTCGCTGTTCAACTTTCCCGTGCAACCGGGTGCGTTCTACCTCACCCTGGTCGTGACTCCCGAGGCCCGAGGACGCGGGTACGGCGCGGCGTTGCTGACCCATGCGCACGACGTCGCCCTCGCCAGAGGGGCTCGGACGTTGCAGGGAAGCGTGCGCGACATCAACTCCGCGTCGCGCGCGTGGGCGGAGCAGCGAGGCTTTTCGCTGCTCTTCCATCGCTTCGAGTCCACCCTCGACCTCACCACCTTCGATGAAGCCGCGCACGCCGAGGTGGAGCGCCGCGTCGCCGACGCTGGAATCACCTTCGAGGACATGCGGACGCTGGGCAACGACGAGGCGAACTGGTCGCGGTTGTACGACTTCTACGCCGACCGCAATGTGGAGACGCCAGACGCGAGATTGTCGGGCATGCCGCGCATGTCCGTGGAGGAGTCGCGGCAGTCGCTGCGCGAGTCCTTGGAGGTGCGGCCGGAATGGATGGTGCTAGCGACACGCGGCGACGAGTGGTTGGGCTTGAGCGTGCTCACGTCACATCCGCACGGTTCGTACAACCACTTCACCGGCGTGGCCCCTGAAGCGCGCGGCTTGGGGTTGGCGCGGGCGTTGAAGGTGGAGGTGATTCGTCGGGCGCGCGCGGCAGGCTTCTCGCTGATGATCACGAACAACCTCAGCGTGAACGCGCCGATGCTGGCGGTGAACCGCCATTTGGGATTCGAGGCGCGGCCGGGCCTGTGGGTGATGCAGCGAACGTTGGCGTAG
- a CDS encoding ester cyclase → MSLTQSAERNKQVVRRHFEEVLNAGRLEVVDELYAPTYVLDAPVRTDGSADATLTRGREGLKNRVAMFRAGFPDIHFTLDDVMAEGDLVAVRYTFAGTHDGSFGGLAATGRSIRVPGILMARLKDGLIEEAWSGFDGGGMMAELRG, encoded by the coding sequence GTGTCCCTAACTCAATCGGCCGAACGCAACAAGCAGGTCGTCCGCCGCCACTTCGAGGAAGTGCTCAATGCTGGCCGCCTCGAAGTGGTGGATGAGCTTTACGCACCCACCTACGTTCTCGATGCCCCGGTGCGTACCGACGGCAGCGCAGACGCCACGCTCACTCGAGGCCGTGAGGGGCTCAAGAACCGGGTGGCCATGTTTCGCGCTGGCTTTCCCGACATTCATTTCACGTTGGACGACGTGATGGCCGAGGGCGACTTGGTGGCGGTGCGCTACACCTTCGCCGGGACCCACGACGGATCGTTCGGTGGCCTCGCGGCGACCGGTCGGTCGATACGGGTGCCGGGCATCCTCATGGCACGTCTCAAGGACGGCCTGATCGAGGAGGCCTGGAGCGGCTTTGACGGCGGCGGCATGATGGCCGAACTGCGCGGCTGA
- a CDS encoding LuxR C-terminal-related transcriptional regulator has translation MDSHEVPGAHVHLPFPFLPPIIGRDRELALAHALLLRDDVHLVNLRGPGGIGKTRLAQELTQRLVSTFDLVVFVELAPLREPTLILPAISSALHAPPHRPVLEGLIETIGERRVLLVLDNLEHLLPHVQDLTTLLAHAPHLKIVTTSRRVLHLRSEHDLPLAPLSLPQDDTEQSEAVQLFVRLAKTVDPTFELDDKNRALVERVCVLLDGMPLALELAAARLRAVPLEELVEWLGTPLEVLADGPTDAPRRSRSLRDTVGWSYDLLTPNEQEMFAVCGVFVGGFTKAALEAVTGRPDVRNFLIQLVEHSLLRSTTSLGGRWSMLEPIREFAHERLDESPDVRNVRERHANYYLTLSEQAESWTQTLKAEWMERFKAEHANFEGSLQWFIQEDRAEDATRLCKALRPYWLGRGLNRTAIAWIERVLATPSGRPRTTHRAELLGFAADHTVQLGDSYDSGERYCHESIELHREYGNALGEANVMCSLAWLYDGSGKGDAARDLRLDLLNRYEVLGDQAQVAMVLCNLGTGFIDAGKYDRALAYFDQALPELERLGDVTNLAFHAVFRAVVFKRTGNVDACLHEMKRSWQLGAAIEDRAFLWRALGIVAYLVRQSGQADFATRLLSAQEHVRLQMQRAMLPSRQKELEEEQQALRSILGQAAFEKAWRAGEKISLAKIQSQVDAWFAAPVAMRAKPEDQGMPDVLTSRERDVVALVAAGFSDKQVASKLGIRGGTVSKHVGNVLGKLELKNRTELARWAMTHGVSPSIT, from the coding sequence ATGGACAGCCACGAGGTTCCGGGCGCCCATGTCCACCTCCCCTTCCCCTTCCTGCCTCCGATCATCGGGAGAGACCGCGAACTCGCCCTCGCGCACGCCCTGCTGCTGCGAGATGACGTTCACCTCGTCAACCTTCGCGGACCCGGCGGCATCGGCAAGACCCGCCTCGCGCAAGAACTGACGCAGCGACTCGTCTCGACCTTCGACCTCGTCGTGTTCGTCGAGTTGGCTCCCCTGCGCGAACCCACCTTGATCCTCCCGGCCATCTCCAGCGCGCTTCACGCGCCTCCACACCGCCCGGTCCTGGAAGGCCTCATCGAGACGATCGGCGAGCGGCGCGTCCTGCTCGTCCTCGACAACCTCGAACACCTCCTGCCGCACGTGCAGGACCTCACGACCCTGCTCGCGCACGCGCCGCACTTGAAGATCGTCACGACCAGCCGCCGAGTGCTGCACCTTCGAAGCGAGCACGACTTGCCGCTCGCGCCCCTCTCGCTGCCTCAGGACGACACGGAGCAAAGTGAGGCGGTGCAGTTGTTCGTGCGCCTGGCCAAGACGGTCGATCCGACGTTCGAACTCGACGACAAGAACCGTGCGTTGGTGGAACGGGTGTGCGTGCTGCTCGACGGCATGCCCCTCGCGCTGGAACTCGCCGCGGCGAGACTGCGCGCCGTTCCGCTCGAGGAACTCGTGGAGTGGCTCGGCACCCCCCTGGAGGTACTCGCCGACGGTCCGACGGACGCTCCGAGGCGCTCCCGCTCGCTGCGGGACACCGTGGGGTGGAGCTACGACCTCTTGACGCCCAACGAACAGGAGATGTTCGCGGTCTGCGGGGTGTTCGTCGGGGGATTCACGAAGGCGGCGTTGGAAGCCGTGACAGGCCGCCCGGACGTCCGGAACTTCCTGATTCAACTCGTGGAGCACAGCCTGCTGAGATCGACGACGAGCCTTGGAGGTCGCTGGTCGATGCTCGAGCCCATCCGCGAGTTCGCTCACGAACGCCTCGACGAGTCGCCGGACGTGCGGAACGTCCGCGAGAGGCACGCGAACTACTACTTGACGCTCTCCGAACAAGCCGAGAGTTGGACGCAGACGCTCAAAGCCGAGTGGATGGAGCGTTTCAAGGCCGAGCACGCCAACTTCGAAGGAAGCTTGCAGTGGTTCATCCAGGAGGACCGCGCCGAGGACGCGACGCGACTTTGCAAAGCCTTGCGCCCCTACTGGCTCGGGCGCGGCTTGAACCGAACGGCCATCGCCTGGATCGAGCGTGTCCTCGCGACTCCGAGCGGGAGGCCCCGGACGACTCACCGAGCGGAATTATTGGGCTTTGCCGCGGATCATACCGTGCAACTCGGAGACTCGTACGACTCGGGCGAACGGTACTGTCATGAAAGTATCGAGCTTCACCGCGAATACGGGAACGCGCTCGGTGAAGCGAACGTCATGTGCTCCTTGGCATGGCTGTATGACGGCAGCGGAAAAGGCGACGCGGCCCGTGATCTGCGCCTGGACTTGTTGAATCGGTACGAGGTTCTCGGAGACCAGGCCCAGGTGGCGATGGTGCTGTGCAATCTCGGAACGGGCTTCATCGATGCCGGGAAGTACGATCGCGCGCTGGCGTACTTCGATCAGGCGCTTCCGGAATTGGAGCGACTCGGAGACGTGACCAATTTGGCATTTCACGCGGTGTTTCGAGCCGTCGTGTTCAAGCGGACGGGAAACGTGGATGCCTGCCTTCACGAGATGAAGCGGTCGTGGCAATTGGGAGCGGCGATCGAGGATCGAGCCTTCCTGTGGAGGGCGCTGGGAATCGTGGCGTACCTCGTTCGGCAGTCCGGGCAGGCGGACTTCGCGACTCGATTGCTCAGCGCGCAAGAGCACGTCCGGTTGCAAATGCAGCGAGCCATGCTGCCGTCCCGTCAGAAGGAGTTGGAAGAAGAGCAGCAGGCGTTGCGCTCCATCCTCGGCCAAGCGGCCTTCGAGAAAGCGTGGCGAGCGGGCGAGAAGATCAGTTTGGCAAAGATCCAGTCGCAGGTGGACGCGTGGTTCGCCGCTCCCGTGGCGATGAGAGCGAAGCCGGAAGACCAAGGGATGCCGGACGTCCTGACTTCCCGCGAGCGAGACGTGGTCGCCCTCGTCGCCGCTGGATTTTCGGACAAGCAAGTGGCGTCCAAACTCGGGATTCGTGGTGGCACCGTCAGTAAGCACGTGGGAAACGTCCTCGGAAAGCTCGAGTTGAAGAATCGCACGGAACTCGCCCGCTGGGCCATGACGCATGGCGTTTCGCCTTCCATAACTTGA
- a CDS encoding phospholipase A2, whose amino-acid sequence MRMWPLFVCCSIAITPAAVAGGAGAPVGALNLSTIERMTPAQLQRLSLNQIDDLTTVAGASIDQFLKTMLVGPLPGPVWPSADYTLYYSAMLSSDAWINSDYKKDAGADLTSNGCAFPVAAAYQKTFGANACRHQNFGYRNVAQYHRTHTEAVRKVLDMRFLLDMYVQCLDESTSPAGRLACERAAVAAYVQARTLGTRVFDAVQARYSNP is encoded by the coding sequence ATGAGGATGTGGCCGCTTTTTGTCTGCTGCAGCATTGCCATCACGCCCGCGGCCGTCGCTGGTGGAGCGGGCGCTCCCGTCGGGGCGTTGAACTTGTCCACCATCGAACGCATGACGCCCGCTCAACTTCAGCGCCTGAGCCTCAACCAAATCGATGACTTGACGACCGTCGCAGGTGCCAGCATCGATCAGTTCCTCAAGACCATGCTCGTGGGGCCGTTGCCCGGCCCGGTCTGGCCCAGCGCCGATTACACCCTGTACTACTCGGCCATGCTTTCGTCCGACGCGTGGATCAACAGCGACTACAAAAAAGACGCCGGAGCGGACTTGACCAGCAACGGCTGCGCCTTCCCGGTCGCGGCGGCGTACCAGAAGACGTTTGGCGCCAACGCCTGCCGCCACCAGAACTTTGGCTACCGCAATGTCGCACAGTACCACCGAACGCACACCGAAGCTGTCCGCAAGGTGCTGGACATGCGCTTCTTGCTGGACATGTACGTTCAGTGCTTGGATGAAAGCACGTCACCGGCGGGTCGGCTGGCGTGTGAGCGAGCGGCGGTGGCGGCGTACGTACAGGCGCGGACGCTGGGGACCAGGGTCTTCGACGCGGTTCAAGCGCGCTACAGCAACCCGTAA
- a CDS encoding ABC transporter substrate-binding protein, producing MVLHPRQGSLRLASSLGLVTLGLVACSPSGSTPPPPTFTAVTSTNDSGAGSLRTLLTTAKSGDTLRFTTSGTVTLAAPLVLDKNVTIEADEGVNVVLRAAGQVLSVNANTTARVRRLILSGANAAPLAAQQVVAPRLGGVISNEGNLTLDTVTVTNGRATGGGGIWNKANATLELVNVTISNNAAELLSNSADPANLGQGGGILNDGAVRLQSGTMSNNTATVAGGGIFNRGAGTFTRTGGTVANNTPDQINPDPALTERDFVWPSDWTVSSPGEARRGGTLRQSITSNYLTANPFTAADALSIPSQLGSAGLLVQDPRTGDFVPYMAQSYTVSSDGLTWDFKLRPDLKFSDGSPITPDDFVSTVRIHQDEAVGSSARLTFTGVTISKTGSDTLRVVFATRSASTPSRLSFTPWPDKIFGSAYRSGGANAVKALWPLTVDPATVVSPGPFKLATISAGGAGATFVRNDFFGEWNVDSANNPLPYLDGVTVSKSATSPLDDFLADRIDLIGLGSSQLDAVRGQAGIVLKENYSAQAASTWITFNMNRASDPEKQRLFRDVNFRRAMSHLVNRARIIQEVFGGAAEPVYTSVYPIFDEWISPTASKYDFNVDEAKRLLATLGYDRMNAEGFLTNAQGRVLEFDLETNPGQREALVRIFAEGARLAGVKVNQKIIDFNILGQHLTSTGDDRPFDAILLGLSGGNDTWPVGGVNVTPCTGNLHAFNRSGACLFDWEREAERLYLEGDAELNSVRRRQIGYQLQDLESSQQPFIYLAAPKASVAWRSRVRGELPERLANAYNGTRFLPLTWIGN from the coding sequence ATGGTCTTACACCCGCGTCAAGGTTCTCTCCGTCTTGCCTCCAGTCTTGGCCTCGTCACGTTGGGTCTCGTCGCGTGCAGCCCCAGCGGTTCCACCCCGCCTCCCCCCACCTTTACTGCCGTCACGAGCACGAACGACTCGGGCGCGGGAAGCCTTCGCACGCTCCTCACGACCGCCAAGAGCGGGGACACGCTTCGCTTCACGACAAGCGGCACCGTGACCCTGGCGGCGCCACTCGTGCTCGACAAGAACGTGACGATCGAAGCCGACGAAGGCGTGAACGTCGTGTTGCGCGCGGCCGGACAAGTATTGAGTGTGAACGCGAACACCACGGCGCGCGTTCGTCGCCTCATCCTGAGCGGCGCGAACGCCGCGCCGCTCGCCGCGCAGCAAGTCGTCGCGCCTCGCTTGGGCGGCGTCATCTCGAACGAAGGCAACCTCACCCTCGACACGGTCACCGTCACGAACGGACGGGCGACGGGCGGCGGCGGCATCTGGAACAAAGCCAACGCCACGCTGGAACTCGTCAACGTCACGATCAGCAACAACGCGGCCGAGTTGCTTTCGAACTCCGCCGACCCGGCGAATCTCGGGCAGGGTGGCGGTATCCTCAACGACGGCGCCGTGCGGTTGCAAAGCGGAACGATGTCGAACAACACGGCGACCGTGGCGGGCGGCGGCATCTTCAACCGTGGCGCCGGGACGTTCACGCGCACGGGCGGCACCGTCGCGAACAACACGCCCGATCAAATCAACCCCGATCCTGCCTTGACCGAGCGTGATTTCGTGTGGCCGAGCGACTGGACGGTCAGCAGCCCCGGCGAAGCGCGTCGAGGTGGCACGCTTCGCCAAAGCATCACCTCCAATTACCTGACCGCCAATCCTTTCACGGCGGCGGACGCTCTTTCCATTCCTTCCCAACTCGGCAGCGCCGGGCTTCTCGTTCAAGATCCACGCACGGGCGACTTCGTGCCGTACATGGCGCAGAGTTACACGGTGTCGAGCGACGGCCTCACGTGGGATTTCAAATTGCGGCCCGACTTGAAGTTCTCGGACGGCTCTCCGATCACTCCCGACGACTTCGTCTCGACGGTTCGAATTCATCAGGACGAAGCGGTCGGCTCGAGCGCCCGCTTGACCTTCACGGGCGTGACGATTTCGAAGACCGGCTCGGACACCTTGCGCGTCGTCTTCGCCACGCGGTCGGCGTCCACGCCTTCGCGCCTGTCGTTCACTCCGTGGCCCGACAAAATCTTCGGGTCCGCTTACCGTTCGGGCGGCGCGAACGCCGTGAAAGCCTTGTGGCCTCTCACCGTGGATCCCGCCACGGTCGTTTCACCCGGACCGTTCAAGCTCGCGACCATCAGCGCGGGAGGGGCGGGCGCCACCTTCGTTCGGAACGACTTCTTCGGCGAGTGGAACGTGGATTCCGCGAACAACCCGCTTCCGTACCTCGATGGCGTCACCGTTTCCAAAAGCGCGACTTCACCGCTCGACGACTTCCTGGCCGATCGTATCGACCTCATCGGCCTCGGCTCTTCACAGCTCGACGCGGTGCGCGGTCAAGCGGGGATCGTCCTCAAAGAGAATTACAGCGCGCAAGCGGCGAGCACGTGGATCACGTTCAACATGAACCGCGCGTCCGACCCTGAAAAGCAGCGCCTCTTCCGAGACGTGAACTTCCGTCGAGCGATGAGCCACCTCGTGAACCGAGCACGAATCATCCAGGAGGTGTTCGGTGGTGCGGCCGAACCCGTGTACACGTCCGTCTACCCCATCTTCGACGAGTGGATTTCACCGACGGCCTCGAAGTACGACTTCAACGTCGACGAAGCCAAGCGTCTGCTCGCCACGCTCGGCTACGACCGGATGAACGCCGAAGGCTTCTTGACGAACGCGCAAGGGCGCGTCCTCGAATTCGATCTTGAGACGAACCCTGGCCAGCGTGAAGCGCTCGTTCGCATTTTCGCCGAGGGCGCGCGCTTGGCGGGAGTGAAGGTCAACCAGAAGATCATCGACTTCAACATCCTCGGGCAGCACTTGACCTCGACGGGCGACGACCGACCCTTCGACGCGATTCTGCTCGGCCTTTCGGGTGGGAACGATACCTGGCCGGTCGGGGGAGTCAACGTGACGCCGTGCACCGGCAACCTGCACGCCTTCAATCGCTCGGGTGCGTGCTTGTTCGATTGGGAACGTGAAGCTGAACGCTTGTACCTGGAGGGAGACGCTGAACTCAACTCCGTGCGGCGCCGACAAATCGGATACCAACTTCAGGACCTCGAGTCGAGTCAGCAGCCGTTCATTTACCTCGCGGCGCCCAAGGCGAGCGTCGCGTGGCGTTCACGCGTGCGCGGCGAGCTGCCCGAACGTCTCGCGAACGCGTACAACGGCACGCGCTTCTTGCCCCTCACTTGGATTGGCAACTGA
- a CDS encoding beta strand repeat-containing protein: MLTRNTFRDLRRAVGLSLVTLALAACGPGVTTPPPPTFTGVTSSNDAGAGSLRDTIANAKDGDVLRFTSSGTVDLQTSVVVTKDVTIEVQEGANVTLRHTNGPVLDVREGAVVTLRGLTLDGGGSATPLQTPPYRLGGLIVNAGTLTIESGTTLTGGRANGGGAIYNKAGATLTLRGGTIKNNTASNLGSGSDLGDGDGGAIFNEGTFTMTGGEISGNESFATGAVINEGTFTLSGGVIENNRCTRPNDDTARGCGGGGVFNEGTFVMEGGTIRGNRSTQFGAGVANYGPNPPPSFTLRGGTIENNAIDPLPSTGTRAPRDPFGGGVASGGVLVMENGTVRGNSAAQGRGGGLAVEGASAEIRGGVIENNTAAAAGGIFFVDAEARAGVRTISGGTIRGNVVTGRPANGTLSLLTPNGAGIAIFQANVTMSGGTIENNTGAINGGGVRVFSPSTFTLSGGTIRGHTAERGAGVQSDGTFTMTGGRIENNTASVTGGGVANAGTFALQNGTITGNTVGAAQGNEGAGGVRTYAGTTFTMSGGTISNNTARRGGGVVGDGPFQTSTAAQVKITGGAITGNTATVNGGGVNAFNLDLTGGTISNNTARDAGGVDITGASQAQNIASFSFSGGTISGNTARFGGGVRLIDATATMSGTAVVSGNRTVAPSGETGAAGGFQVNNSTFTLAGGTIESNASDFGGGLDVFGAAPFTMTGGTIRGNTTTRNGAGISLGTTGVVRLSGGTIENNAASDVGGGFIAYASDGRTINITLSDTLAIKNNTSRFCGAGAHANAAQTGAVNITMTGGTISGNGSQETGGGMCFLTNARLALSGGSITGNTAATNGGGLFFGNGSRFNRTGGTVSGNTPNDVFPGP, encoded by the coding sequence GTGCTTACACGCAACACCTTCAGGGATCTTCGTCGTGCCGTCGGCTTGTCGCTCGTCACGCTCGCGCTGGCTGCTTGCGGACCGGGCGTGACCACGCCGCCCCCACCCACGTTCACGGGCGTCACGAGCAGCAACGACGCTGGCGCGGGAAGCTTGCGAGACACGATCGCGAATGCCAAGGACGGCGACGTGCTGCGCTTCACGTCCAGCGGCACGGTAGACCTTCAAACCTCGGTCGTCGTGACGAAGGACGTCACGATCGAGGTGCAAGAAGGCGCGAACGTCACGCTTCGCCACACGAACGGCCCCGTGCTCGACGTGCGTGAAGGCGCGGTCGTCACCTTGCGCGGCCTCACCCTCGACGGCGGTGGAAGCGCCACGCCGTTGCAGACTCCGCCTTACAGACTCGGCGGGTTGATCGTCAACGCGGGCACCCTCACCATCGAAAGCGGCACGACCCTCACGGGAGGACGCGCCAATGGCGGCGGCGCCATTTACAACAAAGCGGGCGCCACCTTGACGCTCCGCGGCGGCACGATCAAGAACAACACCGCCAGCAACCTCGGCAGCGGCTCGGACCTCGGCGACGGCGACGGAGGCGCGATCTTCAACGAAGGTACGTTCACCATGACGGGCGGCGAAATTTCCGGGAATGAAAGCTTCGCCACGGGTGCGGTCATCAACGAGGGAACGTTCACCTTGTCCGGCGGCGTCATCGAAAACAACCGATGCACGCGACCCAACGACGACACGGCGCGTGGTTGCGGCGGTGGCGGCGTGTTCAACGAAGGCACTTTCGTGATGGAAGGCGGAACCATTCGCGGTAACCGTTCCACGCAGTTCGGCGCGGGCGTCGCGAATTACGGACCCAATCCCCCTCCGTCGTTCACGTTGCGGGGCGGCACGATCGAGAACAACGCCATCGACCCCTTGCCTTCGACGGGCACGCGCGCACCTCGCGATCCGTTCGGCGGCGGCGTCGCGTCGGGCGGCGTCTTGGTGATGGAGAACGGCACGGTGCGCGGCAACTCGGCCGCGCAAGGACGTGGTGGCGGTCTCGCCGTCGAGGGTGCGTCCGCCGAGATTCGCGGCGGCGTCATCGAGAACAACACGGCCGCCGCCGCCGGTGGCATCTTTTTCGTCGACGCCGAGGCGCGCGCGGGCGTACGCACGATTTCAGGGGGAACGATTCGTGGCAACGTCGTCACCGGACGACCTGCGAACGGCACCCTCTCGTTGCTCACGCCGAACGGAGCCGGCATCGCGATCTTCCAAGCGAACGTCACGATGTCGGGCGGCACGATCGAGAACAACACGGGTGCCATCAACGGCGGGGGTGTGCGCGTGTTCAGCCCGAGCACGTTCACGCTGTCGGGTGGAACGATTCGCGGTCACACGGCCGAGCGTGGTGCGGGCGTGCAATCCGACGGCACCTTCACGATGACGGGCGGTCGCATCGAGAACAACACCGCGAGCGTCACGGGCGGCGGCGTCGCGAACGCAGGCACCTTCGCGTTGCAAAACGGCACGATCACGGGCAACACGGTTGGCGCGGCGCAAGGCAACGAAGGAGCGGGCGGCGTGCGCACTTACGCGGGCACAACCTTCACGATGAGCGGCGGCACGATCTCGAACAACACCGCGCGGCGAGGCGGCGGCGTCGTGGGAGACGGTCCCTTCCAAACGTCCACGGCGGCGCAGGTGAAGATCACCGGGGGCGCGATCACGGGCAACACCGCGACCGTGAACGGCGGCGGCGTGAACGCCTTCAACCTCGACTTGACCGGTGGAACGATCTCGAACAACACCGCGCGAGACGCGGGCGGCGTCGACATCACGGGGGCGTCACAAGCTCAGAACATCGCGAGCTTCTCGTTCTCGGGAGGCACGATTTCCGGTAACACGGCGCGTTTCGGCGGTGGCGTGCGCTTGATCGACGCGACGGCCACCATGAGCGGTACGGCCGTCGTGAGCGGAAATCGCACGGTCGCGCCGAGCGGTGAGACGGGCGCCGCGGGCGGCTTCCAAGTCAACAACTCGACCTTCACCTTGGCGGGCGGCACGATCGAAAGCAACGCCTCGGACTTCGGCGGGGGCCTCGACGTGTTCGGCGCGGCGCCGTTCACGATGACGGGCGGCACGATTCGGGGCAACACGACCACGCGAAATGGCGCTGGGATCAGCTTGGGAACGACGGGTGTCGTGCGCCTGTCGGGCGGCACGATCGAGAACAACGCCGCGTCCGATGTGGGCGGCGGCTTCATCGCGTACGCGAGCGATGGACGCACGATCAACATCACGTTGAGCGACACCCTCGCGATCAAGAACAACACCAGCCGCTTTTGCGGAGCGGGCGCACACGCGAACGCCGCGCAAACAGGCGCGGTGAACATCACGATGACAGGCGGCACCATTTCCGGCAATGGATCGCAAGAGACGGGCGGCGGCATGTGCTTTCTCACGAACGCACGGCTCGCACTTTCGGGCGGGTCGATCACGGGCAATACGGCGGCCACGAACGGCGGCGGTCTCTTCTTCGGCAACGGCAGCCGCTTCAATCGTACGGGCGGCACGGTGAGCGGCAACACGCCCAATGACGTCTTCCCGGGGCCGTAA